Proteins from a genomic interval of Arvicola amphibius chromosome 10, mArvAmp1.2, whole genome shotgun sequence:
- the Bud23 gene encoding probable 18S rRNA (guanine-N(7))-methyltransferase isoform X4 produces MIDIQTKMTERALELLCLPEGQPSYLLDIGCGTGLSGDYISEEGHYWVGIDISSAMLDAALDRDTEGDLLLGDMGQGVPFRPGSFDGCISISAVQWLCNANKKSDVPARRLYRFFSSLYSALVRGARAVLQLYPENSEQLELITTQATRAGFTGGVVVDFPNSAKAKKFYLCLFSGPSTSLPKGLTESQDADEATESAFTSERAPHKKARRDLVKKSREWVLEKKERRRRQGKEVRPDTQYTGRKRKPRF; encoded by the exons ATGATTGACATCCAGACCAAGATGACAGAGAGAGCACTGGAGCTCCTCTGTCTGCCAGAGGGTCAGCCCTCTTATCTGTTGGACATTGG GTGTGGTACTGGACTGAGTGGAGACTATATCTCAGAGGAGGGGCACTATTGGGTGGGCATTGACAtcagctctgccatgttgg ATGCTGCCTTGGACCGAGACACAGAGGGGGACCTGCTGCTAGGGGACATGGGGCAGGGAGTCCCTTTCCGACCAGGTTCTTTCGATGGCTGCATCAG CATCTCAGCTGTTCAGTGGCTCTGCAACGCAAACAAGAAGTCAGACGTCCCTGCCAGGCGACTCTACcgcttcttttcttctctgtactCTGCCCTC GTCCGTGGGGCCCGAGCTGTCCTGCAGCTGTACCCGGAGAACTCGGAGCAG ctggAGCTAATCACAACCCAGGCCACAAGGGCAGGCTTCACTGGCGGCGTGGTGGTCGACTTCCCCAACAGCGCCAAAGCAAAGAA GTTCTACCTCTGTCTGTTTTCTGGGCCTTCCACCTCCCTGCCAAAG GGGCTGACTGAAAGTCAGGATGCAGATGAGGCCACCGAGTCCGCCTTCACCAGTGAAAG GGCTCCACACAAGAAAGCACGGCGGGACCTGGTGAAGAAGAGCCGGGAGTGGGTCCTAGAGAAGAAGGAGAGGCGCAGGCGCCAGGGCAA gGAGGTCAGACCTGACACCCAGTACACAGGCCGCAAGCGCAAGCCCCGCTTCTGA
- the Bud23 gene encoding probable 18S rRNA (guanine-N(7))-methyltransferase isoform X3 — protein sequence MQFCHRSRMIDIQTKMTERALELLCLPEGQPSYLLDIGCGTGLSGDYISEEGHYWVGIDISSAMLDAALDRDTEGDLLLGDMGQGVPFRPGSFDGCISISAVQWLCNANKKSDVPARRLYRFFSSLYSALVRGARAVLQLYPENSEQLELITTQATRAGFTGGVVVDFPNSAKAKKFYLCLFSGPSTSLPKGLTESQDADEATESAFTSERAPHKKARRDLVKKSREWVLEKKERRRRQGKEVRPDTQYTGRKRKPRF from the exons ATGCAGTTCTGCCACCG ctcACGGATGATTGACATCCAGACCAAGATGACAGAGAGAGCACTGGAGCTCCTCTGTCTGCCAGAGGGTCAGCCCTCTTATCTGTTGGACATTGG GTGTGGTACTGGACTGAGTGGAGACTATATCTCAGAGGAGGGGCACTATTGGGTGGGCATTGACAtcagctctgccatgttgg ATGCTGCCTTGGACCGAGACACAGAGGGGGACCTGCTGCTAGGGGACATGGGGCAGGGAGTCCCTTTCCGACCAGGTTCTTTCGATGGCTGCATCAG CATCTCAGCTGTTCAGTGGCTCTGCAACGCAAACAAGAAGTCAGACGTCCCTGCCAGGCGACTCTACcgcttcttttcttctctgtactCTGCCCTC GTCCGTGGGGCCCGAGCTGTCCTGCAGCTGTACCCGGAGAACTCGGAGCAG ctggAGCTAATCACAACCCAGGCCACAAGGGCAGGCTTCACTGGCGGCGTGGTGGTCGACTTCCCCAACAGCGCCAAAGCAAAGAA GTTCTACCTCTGTCTGTTTTCTGGGCCTTCCACCTCCCTGCCAAAG GGGCTGACTGAAAGTCAGGATGCAGATGAGGCCACCGAGTCCGCCTTCACCAGTGAAAG GGCTCCACACAAGAAAGCACGGCGGGACCTGGTGAAGAAGAGCCGGGAGTGGGTCCTAGAGAAGAAGGAGAGGCGCAGGCGCCAGGGCAA gGAGGTCAGACCTGACACCCAGTACACAGGCCGCAAGCGCAAGCCCCGCTTCTGA
- the Bud23 gene encoding probable 18S rRNA (guanine-N(7))-methyltransferase isoform X2, translating to MFSSLVYTSSRMIDIQTKMTERALELLCLPEGQPSYLLDIGCGTGLSGDYISEEGHYWVGIDISSAMLDAALDRDTEGDLLLGDMGQGVPFRPGSFDGCISISAVQWLCNANKKSDVPARRLYRFFSSLYSALVRGARAVLQLYPENSEQLELITTQATRAGFTGGVVVDFPNSAKAKKFYLCLFSGPSTSLPKGLTESQDADEATESAFTSERAPHKKARRDLVKKSREWVLEKKERRRRQGKEVRPDTQYTGRKRKPRF from the exons ATGTTTTCGTCTCTAGTTTACACTAG ctcACGGATGATTGACATCCAGACCAAGATGACAGAGAGAGCACTGGAGCTCCTCTGTCTGCCAGAGGGTCAGCCCTCTTATCTGTTGGACATTGG GTGTGGTACTGGACTGAGTGGAGACTATATCTCAGAGGAGGGGCACTATTGGGTGGGCATTGACAtcagctctgccatgttgg ATGCTGCCTTGGACCGAGACACAGAGGGGGACCTGCTGCTAGGGGACATGGGGCAGGGAGTCCCTTTCCGACCAGGTTCTTTCGATGGCTGCATCAG CATCTCAGCTGTTCAGTGGCTCTGCAACGCAAACAAGAAGTCAGACGTCCCTGCCAGGCGACTCTACcgcttcttttcttctctgtactCTGCCCTC GTCCGTGGGGCCCGAGCTGTCCTGCAGCTGTACCCGGAGAACTCGGAGCAG ctggAGCTAATCACAACCCAGGCCACAAGGGCAGGCTTCACTGGCGGCGTGGTGGTCGACTTCCCCAACAGCGCCAAAGCAAAGAA GTTCTACCTCTGTCTGTTTTCTGGGCCTTCCACCTCCCTGCCAAAG GGGCTGACTGAAAGTCAGGATGCAGATGAGGCCACCGAGTCCGCCTTCACCAGTGAAAG GGCTCCACACAAGAAAGCACGGCGGGACCTGGTGAAGAAGAGCCGGGAGTGGGTCCTAGAGAAGAAGGAGAGGCGCAGGCGCCAGGGCAA gGAGGTCAGACCTGACACCCAGTACACAGGCCGCAAGCGCAAGCCCCGCTTCTGA
- the Stx1a gene encoding syntaxin-1A isoform X1: protein MKDRTQELRTAKDSDDDDDVTVTVDRDRFMDEFFEQVEEIRGFIDKIAENVEEVKRKHSAILASPNPDEKTKEELEELMSDIKKTANKVRSKLKSIEQSIEQEEGLNRSSADLRIRKTQHSTLSRKFVEVMSEYNATQSDYRERCKGRIQRQLEITGRTTTSEELEDMLESGNPAIFASGIIMDSSISKQALSEIETRHSEIIKLENSIRELHDMFMDMAMLVESQDGCCLGKMGDIPGMPCTQDVLARCLAWWHR from the exons GCCAAGGACagcgatgacgatgatgatgtcACTGTCACCGTGGACCGAGACCGCTTCATGGATGAGTTCTTCGAACAG GTGGAAGAGATCCGGGGCTTTATTGACAAGATTGCTGAAAACGTGGAGGAGGTGAAGCGGAAACACAGCGCCATCCTGGCCTCCCCCAACCCGGACGAGA AGACCAAGGAGGAGCTGGAAGAGCTCATGTCGGATATCAAGAAGACAGCAAACAAAGTTCGCTCCAAGTTAAAGA GCATCGAGCAGAGCATAGAGCAGGAGGAAGGTCTGAACCGCTCATCTGCCGACCTGAGGATCCGGAAGACGCAG CACTCCACTCTGTCACGAAAGTTTGTGGAGGTTATGTCCGAGTACAATGCCACACAGTCCGACTACCGAGAACGCTGCAAAGGACGCATCCAGAGGCAACTGGAGATCA CTGGCCGGACCACGACCAGTGAGGAGTTGGAAGACATGCTGGAGAGCGGGAACCCTGCCATCTTTGCCTCTGGG ATCATCATGGACTCCAGCATCTCGAAGCAGGCGCTGAGTGAGATTGAGACCAGGCACAGTGAGATCATCAAGCTGGAGAACAGCATCCGGGAGCTGCACGATATGTTCATGGACATGGCCATGCTGGTGGAGAGCCAG GATGGCTGCTGTTTGGGAAAGATGGGAGATATTCCTGGCATGCCTTGTACTCAAGATGTCCTGGCTAGGTGcctggcctggtggcacaggtgA
- the Bud23 gene encoding probable 18S rRNA (guanine-N(7))-methyltransferase isoform X1 encodes MASRSRRPEHSGPPELFYDQNEARKYVRNSRMIDIQTKMTERALELLCLPEGQPSYLLDIGCGTGLSGDYISEEGHYWVGIDISSAMLDAALDRDTEGDLLLGDMGQGVPFRPGSFDGCISISAVQWLCNANKKSDVPARRLYRFFSSLYSALVRGARAVLQLYPENSEQLELITTQATRAGFTGGVVVDFPNSAKAKKFYLCLFSGPSTSLPKGLTESQDADEATESAFTSERAPHKKARRDLVKKSREWVLEKKERRRRQGKEVRPDTQYTGRKRKPRF; translated from the exons ATGGCGTCTCGTAGCCGGAGACCCGAGCACAGCGGACCGCCAGAGCTG TTTTATGACCAAAATGAAGCCCGGAAATACGTTCGCAA ctcACGGATGATTGACATCCAGACCAAGATGACAGAGAGAGCACTGGAGCTCCTCTGTCTGCCAGAGGGTCAGCCCTCTTATCTGTTGGACATTGG GTGTGGTACTGGACTGAGTGGAGACTATATCTCAGAGGAGGGGCACTATTGGGTGGGCATTGACAtcagctctgccatgttgg ATGCTGCCTTGGACCGAGACACAGAGGGGGACCTGCTGCTAGGGGACATGGGGCAGGGAGTCCCTTTCCGACCAGGTTCTTTCGATGGCTGCATCAG CATCTCAGCTGTTCAGTGGCTCTGCAACGCAAACAAGAAGTCAGACGTCCCTGCCAGGCGACTCTACcgcttcttttcttctctgtactCTGCCCTC GTCCGTGGGGCCCGAGCTGTCCTGCAGCTGTACCCGGAGAACTCGGAGCAG ctggAGCTAATCACAACCCAGGCCACAAGGGCAGGCTTCACTGGCGGCGTGGTGGTCGACTTCCCCAACAGCGCCAAAGCAAAGAA GTTCTACCTCTGTCTGTTTTCTGGGCCTTCCACCTCCCTGCCAAAG GGGCTGACTGAAAGTCAGGATGCAGATGAGGCCACCGAGTCCGCCTTCACCAGTGAAAG GGCTCCACACAAGAAAGCACGGCGGGACCTGGTGAAGAAGAGCCGGGAGTGGGTCCTAGAGAAGAAGGAGAGGCGCAGGCGCCAGGGCAA gGAGGTCAGACCTGACACCCAGTACACAGGCCGCAAGCGCAAGCCCCGCTTCTGA
- the Dnajc30 gene encoding dnaJ homolog subfamily C member 30, mitochondrial — protein MAAARCLGWTLSPLWRLWQARGLLQNSAAGWCSRGRPYSRTALYEMLGVPSTATQAQIKAAYYRQSFLYHPDRNPGSPEAAERFTRIAEAYRVLGSTILRRKYDRGLLSDQDLRGPGVRPSRTPPDDPPPPPRPPPHAPRAHYGSQAFPGDRRTMFDFDAFYQAHYGEQLERERRLRARREALRKKQENRANKGLRWDDTRDATFFVLIFLIFVFVGFRI, from the coding sequence ATGGCGGCCGCGCGCTGCCTGGGCTGGACGCTATCACCGCTATGGAGGCTGTGGCAGGCTCGGGGCTTGCTACAAAATTCGGCCGCGGGCTGGTGCTCGAGAGGGAGGCCTTACTCCCGCACTGCCCTCTACGAGATGCTGGGCGTCCCCTCCACGGCCACGCAGGCGCAGATCAAAGCGGCGTACTACCGGCAGAGCTTCCTCTACCATCCTGATCGCAATCCCGGGAGCCCCGAGGCCGCCGAGCGCTTCACGCGCATCGCCGAAGCTTATCGAGTCCTGGGCAGCACCATCCTCCGTCGCAAGTATGATCGAGGTCTGCTCAGCGACCAGGACCTGCGCGGACCCGGTGTCAGGCCCTCTAGGACACCCCCGGACgatccccctcctcctcctcgccctCCTCCCCATGCTCCTCGGGCTCACTATGGCTCTCAGGCCTTTCCCGGCGACCGTCGCACTATGTTCGACTTTGACGCCTTCTACCAGGCGCACTATGGAGAACAGCTAGAAAGAGAGCGGCGTCTGCGCGCCCGGAGGGAGGCCCTTCGCAAAAAGCAGGAGAACCGGGCCAACAAGGGGCTACGCTGGGATGATACCCGAGATGCCACTTTCTTTGtcctcattttcctcatcttcGTCTTCGTCGGCTTTCGTATTTAA
- the Stx1a gene encoding syntaxin-1A isoform X2 has translation MKDRTQELRTAKDSDDDDDVTVTVDRDRFMDEFFEQVEEIRGFIDKIAENVEEVKRKHSAILASPNPDEKTKEELEELMSDIKKTANKVRSKLKSIEQSIEQEEGLNRSSADLRIRKTQHSTLSRKFVEVMSEYNATQSDYRERCKGRIQRQLEITGRTTTSEELEDMLESGNPAIFASGIIMDSSISKQALSEIETRHSEIIKLENSIRELHDMFMDMAMLVESQGEMIDRIEYNVEHAVDYVERAVSDTKKAVKYQSKARRKKIMIIICCVILGIVIASTIGGIFG, from the exons GCCAAGGACagcgatgacgatgatgatgtcACTGTCACCGTGGACCGAGACCGCTTCATGGATGAGTTCTTCGAACAG GTGGAAGAGATCCGGGGCTTTATTGACAAGATTGCTGAAAACGTGGAGGAGGTGAAGCGGAAACACAGCGCCATCCTGGCCTCCCCCAACCCGGACGAGA AGACCAAGGAGGAGCTGGAAGAGCTCATGTCGGATATCAAGAAGACAGCAAACAAAGTTCGCTCCAAGTTAAAGA GCATCGAGCAGAGCATAGAGCAGGAGGAAGGTCTGAACCGCTCATCTGCCGACCTGAGGATCCGGAAGACGCAG CACTCCACTCTGTCACGAAAGTTTGTGGAGGTTATGTCCGAGTACAATGCCACACAGTCCGACTACCGAGAACGCTGCAAAGGACGCATCCAGAGGCAACTGGAGATCA CTGGCCGGACCACGACCAGTGAGGAGTTGGAAGACATGCTGGAGAGCGGGAACCCTGCCATCTTTGCCTCTGGG ATCATCATGGACTCCAGCATCTCGAAGCAGGCGCTGAGTGAGATTGAGACCAGGCACAGTGAGATCATCAAGCTGGAGAACAGCATCCGGGAGCTGCACGATATGTTCATGGACATGGCCATGCTGGTGGAGAGCCAG GGGGAGATGATTGACAGAATCGAGTACAACGTGGAGCATGCTGTGGACTACGTGGAGAGGGCGGTGTCTGACACCAAGAAAGCCGTCAAGTACCAGAGCAAGGCGCGCAGG AAGAAGATCATGATCATCATTTGCTGTGTGATTCTGGGCATCGTCATCGCCTCCACTATCGGGGGCATCTTTGGATAG